The following are from one region of the Oscillospiraceae bacterium genome:
- the yihA gene encoding ribosome biogenesis GTP-binding protein YihA/YsxC, whose protein sequence is MPTRRTGVLKRLNLHRAEFVLSAAAPSQFIRDGRPQFAFAGRSNVGKSSVINRLLNRRNFARVGDTPGKTVHVNYFLIDEAVYFVDLPGYGYARVSHGEKRRWAALMESFFTEAPLTMGLIIVDIRHTPTADDKTMTGYFQQTCAPFAVIANKADKVKPSQRAARLEDVRATLVLDPAVGLIPFSARTGWGRDEVLALIDKTREAAP, encoded by the coding sequence ATGCCCACACGGCGAACCGGTGTGTTGAAGAGGCTCAATCTGCACCGGGCGGAGTTCGTTCTCTCTGCCGCCGCGCCGTCGCAGTTCATCCGGGACGGTCGGCCCCAGTTCGCGTTTGCCGGGCGGTCCAATGTGGGCAAATCCTCGGTCATCAACCGGCTCTTAAACCGCCGCAATTTCGCGCGGGTGGGGGACACGCCGGGCAAGACCGTGCACGTCAACTACTTTCTGATCGACGAGGCGGTCTATTTTGTGGACCTGCCCGGCTACGGCTACGCGCGGGTTTCCCACGGGGAGAAGCGCCGCTGGGCCGCGCTGATGGAGTCGTTTTTTACCGAGGCGCCCCTCACGATGGGACTGATCATCGTGGACATCCGACACACGCCCACCGCCGACGACAAGACGATGACGGGTTATTTTCAGCAGACATGCGCGCCCTTCGCCGTGATCGCCAACAAGGCGGACAAAGTGAAGCCTTCGCAGAGAGCGGCGCGGCTGGAGGACGTCCGCGCCACCCTGGTGCTTGACCCGGCGGTGGGGCTGATTCCCTTCTCGGCGCGGACAGGGTGGGGCCGGGACGAGGTACTCGCCCTGATCGACAAAACGAGGGAGGCAGCCCCATGA
- a CDS encoding Asp23/Gls24 family envelope stress response protein → MSEKSENIIHTDENGTIHISEDVVASIAALAATEVEGVASLSTGTEWLGRKNLTRGVKIVLEERRTSLTVSLSVRYGFPVQTVARQVQEKVREAVESMTGLTVTGVDVNVSGVSFDKSAKEPKAPKAAGRPPKATP, encoded by the coding sequence ATGAGTGAAAAATCCGAAAATATCATCCACACCGACGAGAACGGAACCATCCACATCTCGGAGGACGTCGTCGCTTCGATCGCGGCGCTGGCCGCCACGGAGGTGGAAGGCGTGGCGTCGCTGTCGACCGGCACGGAGTGGCTGGGCCGCAAGAACCTGACCCGCGGCGTGAAGATCGTGCTGGAGGAGCGCCGGACTAGCCTGACCGTTTCGCTGTCGGTGCGCTACGGTTTCCCGGTGCAGACGGTGGCGCGCCAGGTGCAGGAGAAGGTGCGTGAGGCCGTGGAGTCCATGACCGGCCTTACGGTGACCGGTGTGGACGTCAACGTGAGCGGCGTCAGCTTTGACAAGTCCGCCAAAGAGCCGAAGGCGCCCAAAGCGGCGGGGCGCCCCCCCAAAGCGACGCCATGA
- the nusB gene encoding transcription antitermination factor NusB has translation MTRSAAREIAVQILYALSFEAQTAEEILTEWLAAAFYERLAEEDELYGSPPGPEEAEYIRTLVLGVVNHMPEIDSYIEKYSIGWEFGRIPRTASMAMRVAMYEVLYRPDVPNAAAINEAVEIEKHYDTREVVSFVNGILGTFSRSETVP, from the coding sequence ATGACGAGGTCGGCCGCGCGCGAGATCGCCGTGCAGATTTTATACGCGCTCTCCTTCGAGGCGCAGACGGCGGAGGAAATCCTGACGGAGTGGCTTGCCGCCGCGTTTTATGAGCGCCTGGCCGAAGAGGACGAACTCTACGGCAGCCCGCCGGGGCCGGAGGAGGCGGAGTATATCCGCACGCTGGTGTTGGGGGTTGTGAACCACATGCCGGAGATCGACTCCTACATCGAGAAGTATTCGATTGGTTGGGAGTTTGGCCGGATCCCCCGGACGGCGTCCATGGCCATGCGCGTGGCCATGTATGAGGTGCTCTACCGGCCCGATGTGCCGAACGCCGCCGCGATCAACGAGGCGGTGGAGATCGAAAAGCACTACGACACGCGCGAGGTTGTCTCCTTCGTCAACGGGATCCTTGGCACGTTCTCCCGTTCGGAGACCGTGCCGTGA
- a CDS encoding polyprenyl synthetase family protein: MPVDFQSQYESYRQMVEYGLAEYLPNTQIAQAKLLDAMLYSVFSGGKRIRPVLLLAFCETAGGDTRAALPFACALEMIHTYSLIHDDLPCMDDDDMRRGRPANHRMFGEASAVLAGDALLSAAFETMLDADYVEDTPPAAVLSAAQRIAWASGLYGMAGGQLLDLETETFDQSVEGITARHLLKTGALIEAAAEVGCELAGASREQLAAAASFARCLGLAFQIRDDLLDEEGDPMITGKLTGVDRENNKVTFLSLLGRDECVRIIDDLTRDAIGYLTPFEDRAFLTWLAEDLAHRKG, encoded by the coding sequence ATGCCTGTGGATTTTCAATCTCAGTATGAGTCGTACCGCCAGATGGTGGAATACGGGCTTGCGGAATATCTGCCCAATACGCAGATCGCGCAGGCGAAGCTGCTGGACGCCATGCTCTACAGCGTCTTCAGCGGAGGTAAACGCATCCGGCCGGTGCTACTGTTGGCCTTTTGCGAGACGGCCGGCGGCGACACACGGGCGGCACTGCCTTTTGCCTGTGCGCTGGAGATGATCCACACCTATTCGCTCATCCACGACGACCTGCCCTGCATGGACGATGACGACATGCGCCGCGGCCGCCCGGCGAACCACCGGATGTTCGGTGAGGCCAGCGCTGTACTGGCCGGCGACGCCCTGCTCTCCGCGGCGTTTGAGACGATGCTGGACGCCGACTATGTGGAGGATACGCCGCCCGCTGCGGTACTGTCGGCCGCCCAACGCATTGCGTGGGCGTCCGGCCTGTACGGTATGGCGGGTGGGCAGCTTTTGGATCTGGAGACAGAGACGTTTGACCAGAGCGTCGAAGGAATCACGGCGCGGCACCTGCTCAAGACGGGTGCGTTGATCGAAGCGGCGGCGGAGGTCGGCTGCGAACTGGCCGGCGCCTCCCGGGAGCAGTTGGCGGCGGCGGCCAGCTTTGCCCGCTGCCTCGGACTGGCGTTTCAGATCCGAGACGATTTGTTGGACGAAGAGGGGGACCCGATGATCACTGGCAAGCTGACGGGTGTGGACCGGGAAAACAACAAAGTCACCTTCCTCAGCCTCCTGGGCCGTGACGAGTGCGTTCGGATCATCGACGACCTGACGAGGGATGCCATCGGTTACCTCACCCCATTTGAAGACCGCGCTTTCCTAACCTGGCTGGCCGAGGACCTGGCCCACCGAAAAGGGTGA
- the xseB gene encoding exodeoxyribonuclease VII small subunit, which yields MEKTKKEKTPSFEKAVTRLDEIVAKLEKGDVPLEEALALFEEGTKLVALCGGLLDSAEQKVRMLARAQEEDDPAFVPFEPEE from the coding sequence ATGGAAAAGACAAAAAAAGAAAAAACACCGTCTTTTGAGAAGGCGGTGACGCGGCTGGACGAGATTGTGGCCAAGTTAGAGAAGGGTGATGTTCCCCTGGAGGAAGCGCTGGCGCTGTTCGAGGAGGGGACGAAGCTTGTCGCGCTCTGCGGCGGTCTCCTTGACAGCGCGGAGCAAAAAGTCAGGATGCTGGCCCGCGCCCAGGAGGAGGACGATCCGGCCTTTGTGCCATTTGAACCGGAGGAATGA
- the gltA gene encoding NADPH-dependent glutamate synthase has product MLNKSTTKTPMPEQEPALRARNFEEVAFGYTQAQAKREAERCLRCKNKPCVSGCPVGVDIPSFVGSLAEGDTAAAADVIRRANALPAVCGRVCPQETQCEQFCVRGRNGEPVAIGRLERYTADWAMEYGEDESPTDPNGVRVAVVGSGPAGLTCAGALARLGCAVTVFEAFHKPGGVLVYGIPEFRLPKAIVAREIAQLEARGVAIETNCVVGRTVTVDELLTEGYRAVFVGSGAGLPTFMGIPGENLNGVYSANEFLTRVNLMRAFEKGAQTPIQPVRRVAVVGGGNVAMDAARCALRLGAELVSIVYRRGEQEMPARAEEIHHAREEGIAFHLLVNPVSLVGDEQGWVREIVCVEMELSEPDESGRRRPVPKEGSRVTLPVDAVVMAIGSSPNPLIRQTTPDLAANRWGCLVADETTGRTAKRGVYAGGDAVTGAATVILAMGAGQAAARAIYEDVTSGRI; this is encoded by the coding sequence ATGCTCAATAAGTCGACGACAAAAACGCCCATGCCGGAACAGGAGCCGGCGTTGCGCGCCCGCAACTTTGAAGAGGTGGCGTTTGGCTACACACAGGCGCAGGCCAAGCGGGAGGCGGAGCGCTGTCTGCGCTGCAAGAACAAGCCCTGCGTGTCCGGCTGTCCCGTCGGGGTCGATATTCCCTCCTTTGTGGGGTCCCTGGCCGAGGGGGATACGGCCGCCGCGGCCGATGTGATCCGACGCGCCAATGCGCTGCCCGCTGTCTGCGGTCGGGTGTGCCCCCAAGAGACACAGTGCGAGCAGTTCTGTGTGCGAGGCCGAAACGGCGAACCGGTGGCCATCGGCCGGCTGGAGCGCTACACCGCCGATTGGGCCATGGAATACGGCGAGGACGAATCCCCCACCGACCCAAACGGTGTCCGTGTGGCGGTGGTCGGCTCGGGTCCGGCGGGGCTCACCTGTGCCGGCGCGCTTGCGCGCCTCGGTTGTGCGGTGACGGTTTTTGAGGCATTCCATAAGCCGGGCGGCGTGTTGGTGTACGGGATTCCCGAATTTCGTCTGCCAAAGGCCATTGTGGCCCGCGAGATTGCCCAATTGGAGGCGCGGGGCGTCGCCATCGAGACAAACTGCGTCGTGGGGCGCACGGTGACGGTGGACGAGCTCCTGACCGAGGGGTATCGGGCCGTGTTTGTGGGCTCCGGGGCCGGGCTGCCCACATTCATGGGTATCCCGGGGGAAAATTTAAATGGAGTCTATTCGGCCAACGAATTTTTGACGCGCGTCAACCTGATGCGCGCCTTTGAAAAAGGAGCGCAGACCCCTATTCAGCCGGTGCGCCGCGTCGCCGTAGTCGGCGGGGGCAACGTCGCGATGGATGCTGCGCGCTGCGCGTTGCGCCTCGGCGCCGAATTGGTGAGCATTGTGTACCGCCGCGGCGAACAGGAGATGCCGGCCCGGGCGGAGGAGATTCACCATGCCCGGGAGGAGGGCATTGCGTTTCATCTGCTCGTAAACCCGGTGTCGCTCGTCGGAGATGAACAGGGCTGGGTACGGGAGATAGTCTGTGTGGAGATGGAACTCAGTGAACCGGACGAGAGCGGTCGCCGCCGGCCTGTGCCCAAGGAGGGCAGCCGAGTGACGCTCCCGGTGGACGCCGTCGTCATGGCGATCGGTTCGTCGCCGAACCCCCTGATCCGGCAGACGACGCCCGACTTGGCCGCCAACCGGTGGGGCTGCCTTGTGGCCGACGAGACAACGGGCCGTACCGCGAAGCGCGGTGTCTACGCCGGCGGTGACGCAGTGACAGGCGCGGCCACCGTCATTCTGGCGATGGGCGCCGGCCAGGCCGCCGCCCGCGCGATCTACGAGGACGTCACAAGCGGACGTATCTGA
- the lysA gene encoding diaminopimelate decarboxylase yields the protein MSLFSESLGVDAKGHLTLGGVDVPALARKYGTPCYLMDEDGIRKTCRAFNEAMRAHYGGEFLIAYASKALSVSHLYRVMYEEKMGFDVVSGGELYTALRAGVPASALYFHGNNKTEAEIRMGLEAGVRRFVVDNREELAALHRLAGESGLRPDISFRIKPGVEAHTHEFVQTGRIDSKFGLALETGEAEAVIGEALALPHVNLVGLHCHIGSQIFDAEPFTHTVAVMMTFMAAVRDKFGHTLTELNLGGGFGIRYLPSHRPRSLEEVVSLTAGAVTEHARRLGLPLPALVLEPGRFLVGPYGITVYTVGSVKEIPGVRTYVAVDGGMTDNPRFALYGAEYEVVLPERMEDPRDTVVTVAGRCCESGDLLARDVGIPAPRAGELLAVLGTGAYNYSMASNYNRVPRPPIVAVSGGTDRAILRRETYEDLVRNDL from the coding sequence ATGAGCCTTTTCAGCGAATCTTTGGGTGTGGATGCAAAAGGGCATTTGACGCTGGGCGGAGTGGATGTGCCCGCGCTGGCCCGGAAGTACGGAACGCCGTGTTACCTGATGGATGAGGATGGGATTCGAAAGACCTGCCGTGCTTTCAACGAGGCGATGCGGGCGCACTACGGCGGTGAATTTTTGATAGCTTACGCCAGCAAGGCGTTGTCCGTCTCCCATCTGTACCGGGTCATGTACGAGGAGAAGATGGGTTTTGACGTCGTCTCCGGCGGCGAACTCTACACGGCTCTGCGCGCCGGCGTCCCGGCCTCGGCTCTCTATTTCCACGGGAACAACAAGACGGAGGCGGAGATCCGCATGGGCCTTGAGGCGGGTGTGCGCCGTTTTGTCGTCGACAACCGGGAGGAGCTGGCGGCCCTGCACCGGCTGGCGGGGGAGAGCGGACTTCGGCCGGACATCTCATTTCGCATCAAGCCGGGCGTGGAGGCGCACACGCACGAGTTCGTCCAGACGGGCCGGATCGACTCCAAATTCGGCTTGGCGCTGGAGACGGGAGAGGCGGAGGCGGTCATCGGCGAGGCGTTGGCGCTGCCCCATGTGAACCTCGTCGGACTTCACTGCCATATCGGGTCTCAGATCTTTGACGCCGAGCCTTTCACCCATACGGTGGCCGTCATGATGACGTTCATGGCCGCCGTACGCGACAAATTCGGCCACACGCTGACGGAACTCAACCTGGGAGGCGGGTTCGGTATCCGCTATCTGCCCTCCCACCGGCCGCGCTCCCTTGAGGAAGTCGTATCGCTCACGGCCGGGGCCGTGACGGAGCACGCGCGGCGCCTCGGTCTGCCCCTGCCGGCGTTGGTGCTTGAACCGGGCCGTTTCCTGGTGGGGCCTTACGGGATCACCGTGTACACGGTGGGGTCGGTGAAAGAGATCCCGGGGGTGCGCACCTATGTGGCGGTGGACGGCGGCATGACGGACAATCCGCGCTTTGCGCTCTACGGCGCCGAATATGAGGTCGTGCTGCCGGAGCGGATGGAGGACCCGCGCGACACGGTGGTGACGGTGGCCGGCCGCTGCTGTGAGTCGGGCGACCTGTTGGCCCGCGACGTCGGCATCCCCGCGCCGCGGGCGGGGGAACTGCTGGCCGTGCTCGGTACAGGCGCGTACAATTACTCGATGGCGTCTAACTACAACCGTGTGCCCAGGCCCCCGATTGTCGCGGTGTCGGGTGGGACAGATCGGGCGATCCTGCGCCGCGAGACTTACGAGGATCTCGTGCGCAACGATCTGTAA
- the lon gene encoding endopeptidase La, whose amino-acid sequence MSEAVRQQMPLLALRGITVFPKMLIHFDVGREKSVRALERALSSGQLIFLVSQRDMGAADPTLADLYEVGTVARVCQILRLPGENMRVLVEGLTRARVVDMVQFEPEFIVEVLTLTVSRRRASVQKQQASMRAVRELFETYARLTARIAPDVLTSADGTQDPGYMADYIAQNMAVRHEEKQAILEQLHGMRRLEQVMSLLQQEIEILEIQRDIQTKLHQQLEQHQKEYYLREQIKTIQTELGEREDLADEVDAYRAKIHALRLDTEIEEKLLQETGRLSRMTPGSSEATVVRTWLDACLALPWRKSTRDRLDIAVAERRLNADHYGLVKVKERMLEFLAVKALTPHLQSQVLCLVGPPGVGKTSVAQSVARAMGRKLARLSLGGVRDEADIRGHRRTYIGAMPGRIMNALRQADSRNPVLVLDEVDKMGHDFRGDPAAALLEVFDPEQNGTFRDHYLELPFSLSEVLFITTANTTETVPRALLDRMEVIELTSYTGEEKVQIASHHLLPKQLARHGLKRTQLRLSDDALREIIAAYTRESGVRELERILAALCRKVARQIVADDVKRRSLGVGDLIALLGVQRYRTDRLRRAPEVGVASGLAWTHVGGELLEVEVGVVDGSGKIDCTGNLGNVMKESARAALTYIRSRSVALGIEADFYKTRDIHIHFPEGATPKDGPSAGITMAVAMVSALTGAPVRAEVAMTGEITLRGRVLPIGGLKEKTMAAFRAGVRTVILPRENEKDLQDIDPTVRGALQFLMVEHMDAVLTAALDMTLREGRSLRKTAPVLPAMPPLAMTAGEDICPHGEPVC is encoded by the coding sequence GTGAGCGAGGCTGTGCGGCAGCAGATGCCGCTTTTGGCCCTGCGGGGTATCACGGTATTTCCCAAAATGCTGATCCATTTCGACGTGGGCCGGGAAAAATCGGTCCGCGCATTGGAGAGAGCCCTGTCGTCCGGACAGCTTATCTTTCTTGTGTCGCAGCGGGACATGGGCGCGGCCGACCCCACGTTGGCCGACCTCTACGAGGTGGGTACGGTCGCGCGCGTCTGCCAGATTTTGCGCCTGCCCGGCGAGAACATGCGGGTCCTCGTCGAGGGCCTGACGCGCGCGCGCGTCGTCGACATGGTGCAGTTTGAGCCGGAGTTCATTGTCGAGGTGCTGACGCTGACTGTTTCCCGGCGGCGCGCGTCCGTGCAGAAGCAGCAGGCGTCCATGCGCGCGGTCCGGGAGCTCTTTGAGACATATGCGCGGCTCACCGCTCGGATCGCGCCAGATGTGCTGACGAGCGCGGACGGGACACAGGACCCGGGGTACATGGCCGATTACATCGCCCAAAACATGGCTGTCCGCCACGAGGAGAAACAGGCGATCTTAGAGCAGCTCCACGGGATGCGGCGGTTGGAGCAGGTGATGTCGCTGCTGCAACAGGAGATTGAGATTCTGGAGATTCAGAGAGACATCCAGACCAAGCTGCACCAGCAGCTCGAGCAGCATCAAAAGGAGTATTACCTGCGGGAGCAGATCAAAACCATTCAAACCGAGCTTGGAGAACGGGAGGATCTGGCCGACGAGGTGGATGCGTACCGGGCGAAGATCCACGCGTTGCGTCTGGACACGGAGATCGAGGAAAAGCTTCTGCAGGAGACGGGCCGGCTGTCGCGCATGACGCCCGGCTCCTCCGAGGCGACGGTGGTGCGCACCTGGCTCGATGCCTGCCTCGCACTGCCCTGGCGCAAGTCGACCCGGGACCGGCTCGACATTGCCGTGGCGGAGCGCCGGTTGAATGCCGATCACTACGGGCTTGTCAAGGTCAAGGAGCGCATGCTGGAATTTTTGGCGGTGAAAGCGCTGACGCCGCATCTGCAGAGCCAGGTGCTCTGTTTGGTCGGCCCGCCCGGTGTCGGCAAGACCTCCGTGGCCCAGTCGGTGGCGCGGGCCATGGGACGCAAACTGGCTCGGCTGTCGCTGGGCGGTGTGCGCGACGAGGCGGACATCCGCGGGCACCGCAGGACCTACATCGGCGCGATGCCGGGGCGCATCATGAACGCGCTGCGGCAGGCAGACAGCCGCAATCCGGTGCTGGTGCTCGACGAGGTGGATAAGATGGGCCACGACTTCCGGGGCGATCCGGCGGCGGCCTTGCTGGAGGTGTTCGACCCGGAACAAAACGGGACTTTCCGCGACCACTACTTGGAGCTGCCGTTTTCGCTGTCGGAGGTCCTGTTTATCACGACGGCCAACACGACGGAGACCGTCCCGCGCGCGCTGCTCGATCGCATGGAGGTCATCGAGCTCACGAGTTACACCGGTGAAGAGAAAGTGCAGATCGCGTCACACCACCTGCTGCCCAAGCAGTTGGCGCGCCACGGACTCAAACGGACGCAGCTTCGGCTCTCCGACGACGCGCTGCGCGAGATCATTGCCGCTTATACGCGGGAGTCGGGTGTGCGCGAATTGGAACGGATTTTGGCGGCGCTTTGCCGCAAGGTGGCGCGACAGATTGTGGCGGACGATGTGAAGCGGCGTTCACTCGGGGTCGGAGATCTGATAGCGCTGCTCGGTGTGCAGCGCTATCGGACCGATCGTCTGCGCCGCGCCCCCGAGGTGGGCGTCGCCTCAGGCCTCGCGTGGACGCATGTGGGCGGCGAGCTGTTGGAGGTTGAGGTGGGCGTCGTCGACGGCAGCGGGAAGATCGACTGCACCGGTAATCTGGGCAATGTGATGAAGGAATCGGCCCGGGCCGCGCTGACATACATCCGCAGCCGCAGTGTCGCGCTCGGCATCGAGGCGGATTTTTATAAGACCCGCGACATTCACATCCACTTTCCCGAGGGAGCCACGCCGAAGGACGGTCCCTCCGCCGGCATCACCATGGCGGTTGCCATGGTGTCGGCTCTCACGGGCGCGCCCGTGAGAGCCGAGGTAGCCATGACGGGGGAGATCACGTTACGCGGTCGGGTGCTGCCCATCGGCGGGCTGAAGGAGAAGACCATGGCCGCCTTCCGGGCGGGCGTGCGTACGGTGATCCTTCCGCGTGAGAACGAGAAGGACCTGCAGGACATCGACCCCACCGTGCGCGGCGCGCTGCAGTTTCTGATGGTGGAACATATGGACGCGGTGCTCACCGCCGCACTGGACATGACATTGCGGGAGGGGCGGTCCCTGCGCAAGACGGCGCCTGTTCTGCCGGCCATGCCGCCGCTGGCGATGACGGCGGGGGAGGACATATGCCCACACGGCGAACCGGTGTGTTGA
- the xseA gene encoding exodeoxyribonuclease VII large subunit gives MTQPILSVSDINQYIKAWMDGQPVLARVLVRGEVSNYRKYPSGHHYFTLKDAGGVLRAVMFRTEAASLRFVPEDGMTVVAGGRVSVFPRDGQYQIYCTTLSPEGIGDLTLAFEQLKKKLLTEGLFDGAHKKPLPRFPRMAALITSPVGAAVRDMLRIMERRWPLCRVLVAPVRVQGEEAAPEICRAIAYVNRHRLADVIIVGRGGGSMEDLWAFNEESVARAIFASEIPVVSAVGHEPDVTIADFVADVRAATPTHAAELVTPDQSEWRVYGSTCAARLNQTVGALLRTRRERLASLAAKRVLTSPAVYVQDRRMLLDLTHQRLVGAASEVLHRRKQGFVELVAKLDALSPLSVLTRGYAIATGPDGRVLKEAGAVRPGDPIRLRLMRGEAHCIVQDTVQ, from the coding sequence ATGACACAGCCCATTTTGTCGGTATCCGACATCAACCAATACATCAAGGCGTGGATGGACGGGCAGCCGGTGCTGGCCCGCGTTTTGGTGCGCGGCGAGGTGTCGAACTATCGGAAGTATCCGTCCGGGCACCATTACTTCACCCTGAAGGACGCCGGCGGGGTGCTGCGCGCCGTCATGTTCCGCACCGAAGCCGCCTCGCTCCGGTTTGTGCCGGAGGACGGAATGACGGTGGTGGCCGGCGGGCGTGTGAGTGTCTTCCCCCGCGACGGACAGTACCAGATCTACTGCACGACGCTGTCGCCGGAGGGGATCGGAGACCTGACACTGGCCTTTGAACAGCTTAAAAAGAAGCTGCTGACGGAGGGGCTGTTTGATGGCGCCCACAAAAAGCCGCTGCCCCGGTTTCCCCGGATGGCGGCGCTGATCACGTCGCCGGTGGGTGCGGCGGTGCGGGATATGCTCCGCATCATGGAGCGCCGTTGGCCGCTGTGCCGGGTGTTGGTGGCGCCGGTGCGCGTGCAGGGTGAGGAGGCCGCGCCGGAGATCTGCCGGGCGATCGCTTATGTAAACAGACACCGGTTGGCGGACGTGATCATTGTCGGGCGCGGCGGCGGCTCGATGGAGGATCTGTGGGCTTTCAACGAGGAGAGCGTGGCCCGCGCCATCTTTGCCTCGGAGATCCCGGTGGTCTCGGCCGTAGGGCACGAGCCGGATGTGACCATTGCCGACTTTGTGGCTGATGTGCGGGCCGCCACCCCCACGCACGCCGCCGAGCTGGTGACGCCGGACCAGTCGGAGTGGCGGGTCTACGGAAGCACCTGCGCCGCGCGGCTGAACCAGACGGTCGGCGCATTGCTGCGGACCCGGCGGGAGCGGCTTGCGTCACTGGCCGCCAAGCGGGTGCTTACAAGCCCCGCCGTCTATGTGCAGGACAGGCGGATGCTGCTCGATCTCACACACCAGCGGCTTGTGGGCGCCGCGTCGGAGGTGCTGCACAGGCGTAAGCAGGGCTTTGTGGAACTTGTGGCCAAGCTCGATGCGCTAAGTCCGCTGTCGGTCCTTACGCGCGGCTACGCGATTGCCACGGGGCCGGACGGAAGGGTATTGAAGGAGGCCGGCGCCGTACGCCCAGGGGACCCCATTCGCCTGCGCCTCATGCGCGGAGAAGCCCATTGCATTGTGCAAGATACAGTGCAATAA
- a CDS encoding fumarylacetoacetate hydrolase family protein, which yields MRWIRCAHPRHRGWAVVEGALVRPLDRAPWLHPAPGTETIPLREVRLLAPAEPSKIVAVGKNYSEHARELGGEVPEHPILFLKPPTAIQDPDAPIVYPRLARRVDYEGELAFLVGRTARHVPAARAADYIVGYTCFNDVTARDIQTADGQWTRAKGFDTFAPVGPWLVGGLDPANLTLTTRLNGVVRQRASTGQFLWTIPELLAFITAGMTLLPGDLVTTGTPVGVGPLLPGDTVEVEIEGIGLLRNPVEAEK from the coding sequence ATGAGATGGATCCGTTGCGCGCATCCCAGACACCGTGGCTGGGCGGTGGTCGAAGGGGCGTTGGTTCGTCCGCTCGACCGGGCGCCGTGGCTGCATCCGGCGCCGGGCACCGAGACCATTCCGTTGCGGGAGGTCAGGTTGTTGGCGCCTGCCGAGCCCTCCAAAATTGTGGCGGTGGGGAAAAATTACTCCGAACACGCGCGGGAACTGGGCGGAGAGGTGCCGGAGCACCCGATTCTGTTCTTAAAGCCGCCCACCGCCATCCAGGACCCGGACGCGCCCATCGTGTACCCCCGTCTCGCGCGGCGGGTGGATTACGAGGGGGAATTGGCGTTCCTTGTCGGCCGGACGGCGCGCCATGTGCCGGCCGCGCGGGCCGCCGATTACATTGTCGGATACACCTGTTTCAACGACGTGACGGCGCGGGACATTCAAACGGCGGACGGACAGTGGACAAGGGCCAAGGGCTTTGACACCTTCGCGCCCGTCGGGCCCTGGCTCGTGGGCGGCCTTGACCCCGCCAACCTGACGCTCACGACGCGGCTGAACGGGGTGGTGCGGCAGCGCGCGTCCACGGGGCAGTTTTTGTGGACAATTCCGGAACTGCTCGCGTTCATCACCGCCGGCATGACGCTGCTGCCGGGCGACCTTGTTACGACGGGTACGCCGGTGGGCGTCGGCCCCCTGTTGCCCGGCGATACGGTGGAGGTGGAGATCGAAGGCATTGGGCTGCTGCGCAATCCGGTGGAGGCGGAAAAGTGA